Sequence from the Streptomyces sp. R33 genome:
TCAGGAGGTCCATCAGCTCAGCAGTCCCGTCCGGAGCGGCTCGGCGTCGTGCGCCGCGTGGGGGTGTACGTGGTCGTGGCCGGGCAGGGCGTGCTGGCCCACGGCCTCCGGGGGCGCGCCGTCGTGGACGACGCAGCCGTCGCGCAGGACGACGGCGCGGTCGATCAGCGGCTCCAGCGGGCCCAGCTCGTGCAGGACGAGCAGGACGGTCGAGCCGGCGGCGACCTGCTCGCGCAGGGCGTTCGCGAGGACCTCCTGGTTGGCGAGGTCCACGCCGGCCATCGGCTCGTCCATGATCAGCAGTTCGGGTTCCCCGGCGAGCGCCCGCGCGATGAGCACGCGCTGGTGCTGGCCGCCGGAGAGGGCATTGACGGAGGCGTCGGCGTACTGGCTCATGTCGACGAGGGTCAGGGCCCGCTCGACGGCCGCCTTGTCGGCTTTGCGGAGGATGCCGAAGCGGGAGCGGGCGAGCCGGCCGGAGGAGACGACCTCGCGGACGGTGGCCGGGACGCCGCTGGCGGCGGTGGTGCGCTGCGGGACGTATCCGATGCGCGACCAGGCGCGGAAGCGCTTGAAGTCGGTGCCGAACAGCGCGAGCTCGCCGTCGGACAGCGGGACCTGGCCGACGACGGCGCGCACGGCCGTGGACTTGCCGGAGCCGTTGGCGCCGAGCAGGGCGACGACCTCGCCGCGCCGGACGGTGAGGTCGACCCCGCGCAACACGGGGCGCGAGCCGAGCGAGGCGGTGGCCCCGCGCAGGGATATGACGGGCTGGTCCGCTGCCTCGGCGGGCTGGGACTCCATGGCACGCGCCTCCGTTACTGCCATTACTTGCTACCGAGCGCCTTCTGCAGGTTCTTCAGGTTGGACCGCATGACCTCGAAGTAGTCAGCGCCCTGGGACTTGTCGGTGATTCCCTCGAGCGGGTCGAGGACATCGGTCTTCAGGCCGGTGTCGGCGGCGAGCGTCCTAGCCGTCTTGTCGCTGGCCAGCGTCTCGAAGAACACGGTCGAGACATTGTCCTTCTGTGCAACGGCCTGGAGTTCCTTCATCCGGGCCGGGCTCGGCTCGGACTCGGGGTCGACGCCGGAGATGCCCTCCTGGTCGAGGCCGTAGCGCTCGGCGAGGTAGCCGAAGGCGGAGTGCGTGGTGATGAAGGTCTTGGAGGCGGTGTTCTTCAGGCCGTCCTTGAACTCCGCATCGAGCGCGGTCAGCTTGCCGAC
This genomic interval carries:
- a CDS encoding metal ABC transporter ATP-binding protein yields the protein MESQPAEAADQPVISLRGATASLGSRPVLRGVDLTVRRGEVVALLGANGSGKSTAVRAVVGQVPLSDGELALFGTDFKRFRAWSRIGYVPQRTTAASGVPATVREVVSSGRLARSRFGILRKADKAAVERALTLVDMSQYADASVNALSGGQHQRVLIARALAGEPELLIMDEPMAGVDLANQEVLANALREQVAAGSTVLLVLHELGPLEPLIDRAVVLRDGCVVHDGAPPEAVGQHALPGHDHVHPHAAHDAEPLRTGLLS